GCTTCAGCAGAGAAAACGCAACCGCTCGTCTGTGCTGCTTTGTAGAACGCATAATCGAGTATAAAAAACCGTTAAGCGCCCCGGGATGTTCTCCTTCTTTCGAGCGGAAACCTCGAGTGGGTGGCTGTGCCTGGATGAGGGTGTGCAATCGATACGACAATCGAAACCCCTGCATTGCTTTCATCCCAATAAACCCTGGGTATTTCTTTTCAATGTCTTGCAACTGCTTGTCAGCTGAGTGTGCTATGGCTTCCTCTGAGTCTGTGGACATACACACTAAATATGGTACAATTTGGACGGGGTGGACTAGACCTTGAGCCAAAACTAGCTGAATAACTCTCAGAGCAGAATGACGTACAACGACACACCCAGCCACGACACATTCAAGGACCTGAAACATTGGGTTTTATATCACTATTATTAAAAGTTTGTGGGCGTGGAACAGGTAAGAGCAAGTTTTCAACAGATTAGATAAGTGTTAAACTTTCACTGAGATGATTACAAGCAAGAACACCATTAAAAAATATGTCGCAATATCATGGCAGATACAATTAGTGTACTACTTTATGTGACTAcaatttttttgtcaattctGATGATATACAAATTTAGTCAACAGCAATATTCTGAAATCAATATTTCAAACTACTGCATTAAACTAACCTGCTTAAGATACATCTGTATGATAGCTGACGCCATACCCGACTGCAAATCACACATTTCCTTTAGGTTTTCACGCGTTTTCTGCTTAGcccctgaaatgaaaaagaaaacaatgagttCAAACCTGCATTATCCCCAAAATAAactacatttttgtataaaaaattatgacagtaaTAATCATCTATTGCAAATATCATAATTGGAATAATATTCTGCAAGCGCACTGAACTTCAAATGacttcattcaaaaatatttccctttaatGATACCACGAGCTCAAAAATGTTGAGTAATTTAGATGCCTTCCAGATTGACACAGAAAGTGTGGTAATAGCAGTGGCACTAATGACATTTAATAATTCTGCTTTTATGTACTGAGCTGAAACTCTTAGCAAAGAAAATTGTTGTACATTTACGTTGCATTATCAGAGTTAGTTCAAACACTGAAGTGAATGTTATTTGTACCGTAGGTATAAATTTAACCgaaatttattactgaaaatggtggtattactataaaaatcattctttctccaaataactgaaaataaacttaaaactttattctaaagaaaaagatACACATTACAACCTTTGTATAAgctaaaattattgaaaagtaaCATTCCTACTCCATTCAAGAGAATCTAAACAACATTTATGTGCATTCTGCATATCTTTCAACATACACATTTCAATATCTGCAACAACCTTTTGAAGTTATATCCTTCTTATTAAGGGAAGTACCCAAAACTGACAACAGACCctaattcattcaaaaatatcACCTCCattagggccaagaaaacatttAACTGACTAAGGAACacaaaaaatttatggaaaacatgTAACTGACTACGGAGCacaaaaaatttatggaaaacacAACTTACATTCTTGATCTTGCTTGATCATACGAATCTCCTCCTCTTGTAGGTAGGTTTCCACATTCTGCAGCGTTTGAATTCGGAGCTGTGTACTGACAGACTGGTCTAACAACAACGTGTGGTACAGCTGTTTCAACCGAGACCCCATCATCAATTCATAATGCCGTATACACATGAATCCCAAAGCTTGTAAGGTGCAGTACCTGAGGTTCATATCTGGCAGCTCCATGAAATACATCAATGTGTCAAAAACTTGATCAGTGATGTCAACCTGAAAAATTGAGAGTGCTGGTtatctcaaaataaaacaaaatattgctATGACAACAATTCTCGTGTCGCTGGAATTTGGcattaaaacataacaaatgtggATAAACTAAAAATTGATTCCTCAAATTTGAATGcatcaattacaaagaattcagtTGTGATAAATGACTAGTTCATTTACTAactgttttgcattttatttagtCTTACTTTTCAATAAAACATTAAGGATGATTGTTCAAGAGATGAACCGTTATCAAAGATATTTGATCAAGTTGCTGTGACAGAATGATATGTTTTAAGTGTATAATCATGGCTTTGTCACACATTGTGGGGCTGAAACATTAGCATACGGCTAATGAGGTTGTCTTGAACCAAACAATCTTAAAATTGTCTTACCGGTAACCCGCATCTGACTTCATCACTTTTGAGATCGAAATGTTTTAAAAGTAGGCCTATGGTGTACAATGCTCTTCTAAAAAATGGCTTATAACACTCTAGTTTTGGATTCTGAGGATTCTCTTCGTTCAGCTTCTTATAGTCAACAATAAAGCTATGATACCTGTAACGAGAAAATGACGGAATGTGAGCGAACTGTACTTTTGAAAATATGTCACAGTTAATccaaattcacatacacacaaagtagACAGTGTTCTTGCCAAACTTACCTTAAAAAGCAGTCTTTTATGAGCCTATAATTTTTGGTAACAGTGTTAACGATGGACCCTAACAAAGCTAAGCACGATGTGATGACAGTACGATCGTGCTGAAGGATTAACTTCACAGCGTCTTCCTCTAGCTGCGAGAGAAAGGTTTCGCTTGGATGTTCCATCAGCGGTACTACCAGTTCTAACGTTCGAGCCACGACACCAATCATTGTGTAATCCACCTGGGTCTGTtattcaaaagggaaaaaaaaaagggatgaagTTTTAATACACTAGAGTTATATGTACCTGAAATACCAGATACAATTAACATAACTAGTAACAATATAATTTAGTGCAATTTATTATTTTGTCGTGTAAAAGTTAGTACCATCACTTCTGATGCTGGGAATGGTAAATATCTATGTCTAATCTGATAAGAAGATATGATCACCTACTCCTTACATCCTACCACATCAACATCATCAAGGTTGAACTTTAAACAAGTTCTCTCCACTATCTCACGTCTAGTAAAATTCTCACTGAATTTCCCTATATTTAATCTGTATCAAACTAAGCAACAAAACAGATATTAATAGCTGGATTATTCTAAATAACAAAAAGGCTCTAAAACCTGTCTCTGGTTACAATGAAAACACTGGGTGTCTGGATAACTGTGTGTTGGCTACAAGCGCTTTTATAATTTCTAATCTAAAACTTTTAACATCTCAGGAGTTGATTTTACTGTTAATCATGTTATGCGTTAAGTATAGACCATTTTTGTATCCGATACAAAGTAcagtttcttattttataaaatgacacAATACAAGGGATCTTGGGCCAGTTTAGTATACTGTAACTTTGTATCTGATACAAAAATGGTTTATACTTAAAGCACAGCATGATTAACAGTAAAATTAACTCCTGAAATGTTAAAAGTTTCAGATTAGAAACAATTTTCCTAATTTCAATAACATGTATTGACAAAAGGTACGAATCTATAATGGTTCCATTATAACCTTGCAattttatgaatcaaaatttTTGCATCATTTACCATATGCAAGGGATATTGAGGTACTGTTGGCTTGTCTACACATCCTTAAGTTCTTGAGCTTTCTAATTAATACTAATGTCAATCCAAATACAAAACATTTATTCTTAAGACACTGATAGGGTTATTTATTAGTTTCAAACTTATctgattatttataattatacttcGTTTCAAACTTAAGTTTATGATAAAAGAACAAATTCCAATTTTGAGATGAGAGGACTCAAACTGCTTTCAACTGCACATCTATGAAAAAACAAACGCCCGCACACAAATCTTACCCGACATTTCCATGCTAAATATGGCTGAAGAGTGATAGCATGTTCAATGAGAAGCTGCGGACGGATTTTGGCAAATAGATACAGGGTCTTGAGACATGCAAGTAACCTCTGCGATGTTGTTCTCGGTTGCTCTGATGACTGATTTTCAGCACCACCTTCTTCCAACACTAATATATGCCTTACAAGACAATCCACAATTTGCTTACAGGCAGTCACAAGGGACTTCGGAGGTTCAGTGTTGATTTTTGTTACATCATCCTTGTCCTCTTTCGGTCTAAACATCTGGAAGTTCATCGACAATGTAAGACTTAAAAATCTCGTAAATATCTGATAACACAGAACAGATTCTGCAGGatgataagtataaaaaattaactaTGGTGAGTGTCCAACTTTTGTCATACTCAAGTCAACACACCTCTAAATTTATACTTACACTATGCAACAGCTGCTCGAACCAATCCAGGCCAGTGTCTCGGCAAGCCACTACAACTTCTGTTATGTTATTGACTTTACGAAGAAGTGCTTCTTCATCAACTTGAGGTCTTTCTCTCACGGGAGTAAACCACATATTCTGAAACGTGAAGCAATACCTAGAGTAAAAACTTAAACcatacattattatacagtaCAATTTAAGCACTGCATCATGTGGAAATGACTACTTTAGTTTTTCTATATTACTTTGTTCAGAAAAAAGTATACAATATTACATACTGAGATACTTTTTTTTGACTCAAGACTTTTCACTTACTTACGAAAGTCTGCGGAAAGACAAAAAGCTGAGCACTGTTACCCTAGCCATGTTATACTACTGGGCACATCAACACAAACTGATGAGCATACAACAGTCAACTGTGTGAGATTAGGGGAGTACCAACATCTCCAAAGAGTCCAATACAAGCCACTTCACAACTAGTGTTCACGGAAACAAAACCTAACTTATACGTCTTCCTCAGATCACAATCACTGTCACTATTAcattattaaaggaaatgtaagtAGCGTTAAACGGAAATGTTTCTGTCCTTATAACTATTCACTGTTATAAACTGATACATCTACCTGCAGTGCAAAATGTCAAGTGATATTATGCAACAAAGTGATTACTGatataagctttcaaaataaCTTTGATATAACATACACTTGAAAGATAATAATAGTATAACTTTGATGTcacattttattacaattttgccCTAAGACTTGGACTCTTATTCAATTCAGGGAAGACGTGTCAGTGTCACTGCATACATAAGTAATTCATTAAAAGGACTACTGCACTTATGGTAAGATAAAGCCTCTGGCAAACAAACACACCAACATACCTGGAAGACTTCTTGCACCAACTTCTTTATGCCTTCTTCATCATTTACTCGACGAATCATTTTTACACATATTTCTGGAATTTTTGTGAAGTCTGGACATTCTAaacatatatcttttaatatttttataacacgTTTCCTTACACTAACACCAGTATCCTGAAAACGAGAACAATGATTCAGCATTAAACACTTTCACCTCAATAAAGAACTTATCaccaaaaagaaaatgtatcacCATAGAGAAAAATTACTGCACACTTCAAGATAGCATTTTGTCAAAAACTGTATCAAGTAAGATACGGCATCAAATATTTAACTCTTACCAATATTCTTGCAGCAATCATTTCATAGTAGGTATTGAGCACTTCTGGTCGACACAACACAAACTTGCCAACCAGATCGACTGCCGCCTCTCTCACAGACGTGGAGTGGtctaaaaatgaatgatgaacCCCCATCTGCATATCTGTACGAGACAAGACTCCCGGGTCTGCTTCAACCACCATTGTCAAGCATTTCATGGCTTTTGTCCGAACAGCAATAGCAGACTCTGTCAGCACTCGTAGAATCTGCAAGGAAAGTTGTCTGATAAGAGCTGAACCCTTCAAAATACATTATGTTATTTAATGTCAGCatttcagttttataatgaaaCCTACTACATCAACtatatcaaaaatacaaaaattcaaacaTGCTAAGAAATAATACCCACCTGCTTCAGGTACATGTCAAAACTCTGTGAAAATGGTCTTTTAGAGGCCAAGTATCTTGTGATCAATTCTGCATTGTCATAGCCAATGTGTGTTTGAAGAGTCTGAGTCTTAGCTCCCGGTGATGCTGGTGGGAAGGGTGCAATCTGCAACAGATGTGAAAATTGCTGGACTTAGTAACAGAAGAGCAGATTTTGAAACTTATTATCATGTATGGGAAACTGGCAATCATTCATTCAACCTGCCATTAACAATTAAAACTgtctcttaatttttatatatatcttgtaataatTACAACTGACAGGTAAAAGCACTCCATGAAATCTGCCAAAAGCATAATAATTGCAGCATTATTAACAGTCTTTCATATTTCTCTGATATTATACATAACTCCTTTCTTGTTACCTTAGTTAGAAGAAACAACTTTCTTTGCTCAGCCAACTGAGTTACTTCTGCAGCCAAAGCTTCATCTACGTGGCCCTTTTTTTTCTCGTCgtcatcctcatcctcttctGATTCCTCACTACTTTCTTCCTCACTTCCATTACCtatacaaatgaaagaataacatataatagaaaataaatctattaataATACTACAATGCAAATGTACATGCAACTAAACAGTGCATAATCACCTTCAGTAAAAGAGAAGGCAGAATTCTAATCAAGGAAAGACCTACATTAATGGAGAAGCCATAAACTGGTTCTGCTACAAAAATACGCTTGCatgttttacattaaaagaataagttttaaaagattttgcTGAAAAATGTGCCTATTTTAGTGTTATATTATGCAATCTGAAGCCAAATCTGGatcaaaaatgtaacaataaaataacTTCACAAGAGTAGAATCAAGAGTTGAGAGTTGACGAGTCAAGTGCCTGTAATTTACTCATCTACTAATCAACGAAATGGAAAATGCCTTAAGAAATACATTAAGTCGCTATAAGTTACACGGCAGCCTACGTCACAACGGGCCCAAGAACACGTTTCTTTCCataccttttctctttctttttcttttgttatgacTTCCGGACTTCCTCGTATTGGAAGGTGGTAGGGGACCCTGCTTCTGCCTCATGATTTCCGTAAAAGCTTCCCGGTAccattggccaatataaaagtgtCTGGCATGTAGAAGAGCAGTTTCGCTACCAGAATTCACAGCCAACCAATCCAAAAGGACTCTTTGAAGAAATCttgttctctcctcctcctcatcactagGTCCGTCACTCTCCTTAGGTTTTTCAAGGCCACCCTTCTGTAACGTATGAATAAAAGACATTAACATTTCCAGATTTTATACATATGGATCGCACATTCATACCCATGCACAAACCTTAAACGACATTAAAATTCTCAGATTTTATACATATAGACCACACTTTCCTACTCACGCACAAGCCttaaaagacattaaaattttcagattttacaAATGTAGACCACACATTCATATTAATGCACAAACCTAACGCTAAACATAATCTGAAATTAATCATAAATACATTACTCAAAACTGAgataacaaactgaaaaaattggTCAATATTAAACTGGAAGCACAAAAAAGGTTATACACAAAAGGACATTCTAATCCTTTACGATTTCAGggtgaaaattaaaacttttgtaaGTTACATTTTTCTTCTCAATTATCACTATATCATCTGTTATTGCATGGCATTTGctactttttactttattaaaatgctgaaaattcTTAAGTTTAGCTTTTTCTAGAAATAACAGAATCAAATATAGAAaattaggccaatggccaagcactgggacctatgaggtcatccagcactgaaacagaaattgagagtaaaaaaaggtttgaaaggttttaacaaggaaaacctcacagttgcattacgaatcaattgtcaggagagggtgggaagtaagatggaagacagagaatatgaatggaggtacaataaaaggaatgaaaggagttgcagctagggatgcTATGAAAAACCTTAAGccatgcctaaagtgcaccacatgaggtgcactgacagcattaccccCTTACAGGGTTTAGCTTTTTCTAACTGAACTGCATCTATGGATATTTAccatgtttactgtatatatttgctgAATTACTGGAATCGAGAATGATACCTGACTTCACTCAAATTCTTTTACCTGCCATATACCAGTGCTCAAAGATTCTACGTTCCTTCCTGACTATTAAGAATATAATGCATGCAAAGAAGTGATTCATTAAAAGCAGCTtaggaaaatgtcaaaattttccaATACAGAGTATAATGAATTTCAAGTTTTCTACTCACAAAATGTCAATGTAAAATATGCGTGGCTTAAGCTTTGTATGGCTTTtctatttgtgaatatttctgcataccacttcttttcttctcttgagTCCGGTTtgatttttacttcaaaatagtCTACCGGTTTTGGTTTCCATAAACGAGTGCAAAATCAACAATGGCaaatttcttcacaaaattttctatacaataataaaacattCACCTTCATCTGGACAATGAGGTTGATTCTATGACTGGAAAGATGCTTAACGATCCATGAACATGGGTTATGCCAAGAGGTCTAAAATTTCCTATTACCAATGTCTGAACTGGATCAGTAGTTACCTTTAGTGCAACTGCTATGGAAACCATGTTTTGTTACTATTTCACGATAATGACAAAAATGTACAGAATTGCTATCATCACACATATAATTTATGGTCCTGTAATTTTCATTGTCCTCCAACACTCTTtgggaaattttcattataaaatgctcactcttttacaattttcattacaaaatgctCACACTTTTACAAAGTCAAAATTTACTTAGAATAAATAAGCCCTCTATTTTAAATAATCACCCAAGTTTATAGTATTCTGACAAGACTAATTAACCATATAATTCCCCAGAAATTTCTACTGATAAAATGCTAAGCAATGACATAAAGATATGGAATTAGGACACTGAACACACAACGATCCTGGACCTTGTGTTAAAAGTGGCAAAAATATGTTCACCACCAGACATTTTTGGAGAAAATTATTTCAGGAAGCCAATAACTAACATAGTAACAACATTTCAGTTTTGACTTTTCTACAGCATAAAGATCAATGCCTTGCAATTACTTCAAATATGTCGTTTTCATTAACACCGTcttgagaaatattttttggtcaattttcattttcatcaacacTGTCCTCAGAAATGTCTTTTGATCAACTTTCAGAGTACATACACCACAACAATCTTCCCacaatcttaaaaataaacaagacaaacCAAAGCTGACAATTCAAGACCTTAGAACTACTaaccttctttttattctttttgttgccTGAGGGTGCAGTGGTCCCATTTTCCAATGGAGCTGAACCATCTTCTAACATGGGGGCATCACGATTTTCCTCCTCCCTGACTTCCTGAATGATTGCCTTTATCGACTCGAGTTCCGAGTGAGAGGAGACGGCGTCTCTTCTCAATTTGGCCGCCACCACTCCCAGACAGTCAAGAGAAGACACTCTTAAGGTCATGTCAGTTTTTGTGTTGCTAAATTTTTGTACTAAAAGTTTGCCCAAAAGAGACAATAAAAGTTCGGACGCAGGCCACTCAggtttatttacagttacaaggAGATCTTGCACAAAGTTTTCAAACAATGGGCGGTAATCGATTTCTTCGCTTTTGCTACCAGTTTTTTGAAGGAACACTGATAAAAAACTATACGCCGTACGCATGGCAGTTTCGTAACGATCACATATCAACACGTCCCTGTCCATGTTCAACTCGGGCTTCTTTTCCTCCACAGCTTTGGTGTCTTTGGAATCTTTGGAATTTTGACTATTATCACCTTCAACTTTGCTACCACTCACCACCTGTGTCAGCTCCTCTGGGAGTTCAACAACACACTGTATCAACTGTAACACTAAGGCAGttaacatttgaatattttcgtCAGAATTTAATCTATACGTTCTTAAACTTCTTTTGCTGTTAGGTAACCGCGCTATAGACGCAAGTATATCATCTAACAAGAGACGACGGTGCTTATTGTACTTGGAGAATacctaaaatgaaaga
This DNA window, taken from Macrobrachium rosenbergii isolate ZJJX-2024 chromosome 36, ASM4041242v1, whole genome shotgun sequence, encodes the following:
- the Nipped-B gene encoding nipped-B-like protein isoform X2 produces the protein MNGEPNANPQVPVTTLAGIVSLTQLLPELPLPSSSVGVADSRSLLFHPRVAEEAQRLLSCQDPALVEQLASSLALTHADHIELKEPYAGQDPVLSCKGSPPLLEGILRLNPAVFSGKKGGDSGLIVKTEASKSESTPNHSAASRFKQHINNVSVIQCGPALVNANQVRIKTEPGGQPPETSKSGDQPSGQPRLIPPSTLPASLSQSPAEAPQINDVPLTSRASREQHSEKEKQIDFTNEGDSCQESSREIEKVPYNHTDHKSKDNANAVARTMKEPVVVLNKLSSEELKSMSRLHKLDGVESNCKSNKHSETPSKNSSSRGGRSRDSKKYREVSSESESEDEDKKKPNKYFKNREREREEKKKKDKADRKRNRTYSDDDDYDPDQEKKRRRKGGKESDEEEEDSDYGEAESKGSKKGAGAPLPTPVTKKPAYTNKRLERKLVPQTEKLSPEELMETGVYQRFNRAIEKIFDNTEDLDLTAEIEEDDDVPQEYLIPKYELTDLCSETAKLKSLGAMAIVPPERLVRLLNILEKNIRDGAKVTPVMDEEEDDDDKLWMELVMERIMRGMDASLTAMYIMTAPNMNKRVYLEDVIERCVQFTKFQLSNTIYPSFDPVYRLDSKKDGYVGNMKRKRAQCKDVRNRSILGLYNKLHEVVGLLADLLSIQTLTDTTVLQLSTLGVGPFFVENVSELQLSALRLVTKVFSKYNKHRRLLLDDILASIARLPNSKRSLRTYRLNSDENIQMLTALVLQLIQCVVELPEELTQVVSGSKVEGDNSQNSKDSKDTKAVEEKKPELNMDRDVLICDRYETAMRTAYSFLSVFLQKTGSKSEEIDYRPLFENFVQDLLVTVNKPEWPASELLLSLLGKLLVQKFSNTKTDMTLRVSSLDCLGVVAAKLRRDAVSSHSELESIKAIIQEVREEENRDAPMLEDGSAPLENGTTAPSGNKKNKKKKGGLEKPKESDGPSDEEEERTRFLQRVLLDWLAVNSGSETALLHARHFYIGQWYREAFTEIMRQKQGPLPPSNTRKSGSHNKRKRKRKGNGSEEESSEESEEDEDDDEKKKGHVDEALAAEVTQLAEQRKLFLLTKIAPFPPASPGAKTQTLQTHIGYDNAELITRYLASKRPFSQSFDMYLKQILRVLTESAIAVRTKAMKCLTMVVEADPGVLSRTDMQMGVHHSFLDHSTSVREAAVDLVGKFVLCRPEVLNTYYEMIAARILDTGVSVRKRVIKILKDICLECPDFTKIPEICVKMIRRVNDEEGIKKLVQEVFQNMWFTPVRERPQVDEEALLRKVNNITEVVVACRDTGLDWFEQLLHSMFRPKEDKDDVTKINTEPPKSLVTACKQIVDCLVRHILVLEEGGAENQSSEQPRTTSQRLLACLKTLYLFAKIRPQLLIEHAITLQPYLAWKCRTQVDYTMIGVVARTLELVVPLMEHPSETFLSQLEEDAVKLILQHDRTVITSCLALLGSIVNTVTKNYRLIKDCFLRYHSFIVDYKKLNEENPQNPKLECYKPFFRRALYTIGLLLKHFDLKSDEVRCGLPVDITDQVFDTLMYFMELPDMNLRYCTLQALGFMCIRHYELMMGSRLKQLYHTLLLDQSVSTQLRIQTLQNVETYLQEEEIRMIKQDQEWAKQKTRENLKEMCDLQSGMASAIIQMYLKQVLECVVAGCVVVRHSALRVIQLVLAQGLVHPVQIVPYLVCMSTDSEEAIAHSADKQLQDIEKKYPGFIGMKAMQGFRLSYRLHTLIQAQPPTRGFRSKEGEHPGALNGFLYSIMRSTKQHRRAVAFSLLKQFEEQARCNLSELLFIADNLAYFPYQVIDEPLFIIHHIDIMISVTGTNILQNFREALLPPPNAEVKINPETGQEEYVDDLDDEEDVEVYLSRLPPCLTPLEDCINSCQGCLLLLMLKDYLKEIYGITDGRITQYSPSDTSKQYEKACTRKSAAKFNPKTTLKMLKEEPEKNVDKKDDMQPKIDLISQYLNFKALMLKIDPDDEEDDSDAEAARKAMQNDAEGHTPTPRNLRGHHEPPKEEDGAVQHLKTVPMDGIVEEVRIDEQLPPRRSPAVKPITIRTSQVANTREHRSHRSSHKSSSHKKHKKKKKRKKSSDSEESEYSDPDFLV
- the Nipped-B gene encoding nipped-B-like protein isoform X3; this encodes MKEPVVVLNKLSSEELKSMSRLHKLDGVESNCKSNKHSETPSKNSSSRGGRSRDSKKYREVSSESESEDEDKKKPNKYFKNREREREEKKKKDKADRKRNRTYSDDDDYDPDQEKKRRRKGGKESDEEEEDSDYGEAESKGSKKGAGAPLPTPVTKKPAYTNKRLERKLVPQTEKLSPEELMETGVYQRFNRAIEKIFDNTEDLDLTAEIEEDDDVPQEYLIPKYELTDLCSETAKLKSLGAMAIVPPERLVRLLNILEKNIRDGAKVTPVMDEEEDDDDKLWMELVMERIMRGMDASLTAMYIMTAPNMNKRVYLEDVIERCVQFTKFQLSNTIYPSFDPVYRLDSKKDGYVGNMKRKRAQCKDVRNRSILGLYNKLHEVVGLLADLLSIQTLTDTTVLQLSTLGVGPFFVENVSELQLSALRLVTKVFSKYNKHRRLLLDDILASIARLPNSKRSLRTYRLNSDENIQMLTALVLQLIQCVVELPEELTQVVSGSKVEGDNSQNSKDSKDTKAVEEKKPELNMDRDVLICDRYETAMRTAYSFLSVFLQKTGSKSEEIDYRPLFENFVQDLLVTVNKPEWPASELLLSLLGKLLVQKFSNTKTDMTLRVSSLDCLGVVAAKLRRDAVSSHSELESIKAIIQEVREEENRDAPMLEDGSAPLENGTTAPSGNKKNKKKKGGLEKPKESDGPSDEEEERTRFLQRVLLDWLAVNSGSETALLHARHFYIGQWYREAFTEIMRQKQGPLPPSNTRKSGSHNKRKRKRKGNGSEEESSEESEEDEDDDEKKKGHVDEALAAEVTQLAEQRKLFLLTKIAPFPPASPGAKTQTLQTHIGYDNAELITRYLASKRPFSQSFDMYLKQILRVLTESAIAVRTKAMKCLTMVVEADPGVLSRTDMQMGVHHSFLDHSTSVREAAVDLVGKFVLCRPEVLNTYYEMIAARILDTGVSVRKRVIKILKDICLECPDFTKIPEICVKMIRRVNDEEGIKKLVQEVFQNMWFTPVRERPQVDEEALLRKVNNITEVVVACRDTGLDWFEQLLHSMFRPKEDKDDVTKINTEPPKSLVTACKQIVDCLVRHILVLEEGGAENQSSEQPRTTSQRLLACLKTLYLFAKIRPQLLIEHAITLQPYLAWKCRTQVDYTMIGVVARTLELVVPLMEHPSETFLSQLEEDAVKLILQHDRTVITSCLALLGSIVNTVTKNYRLIKDCFLRYHSFIVDYKKLNEENPQNPKLECYKPFFRRALYTIGLLLKHFDLKSDEVRCGLPVDITDQVFDTLMYFMELPDMNLRYCTLQALGFMCIRHYELMMGSRLKQLYHTLLLDQSVSTQLRIQTLQNVETYLQEEEIRMIKQDQEWAKQKTRENLKEMCDLQSGMASAIIQMYLKQVLECVVAGCVVVRHSALRVIQLVLAQGLVHPVQIVPYLVCMSTDSEEAIAHSADKQLQDIEKKYPGFIGMKAMQGFRLSYRLHTLIQAQPPTRGFRSKEGEHPGALNGFLYSIMRSTKQHRRAVAFSLLKQFEEQARCNLSELLFIADNLAYFPYQVIDEPLFIIHHIDIMISVTGTNILQNFREALLPPPNAEVKINPETGQEEYVDDLDDEEDVEVYLSRLPPCLTPLEDCINSCQGCLLLLMLKDYLKEIYGITDGRITQYSPSDTSKQYEKACTRKSAAKFNPKTTLKMLKEEPEKNVDKKDDMQPKIDLISQYLNFKALMLKIDPDDEEDDSDAEAARKAMQNDAEGHTPTPRNLRGHHNGSDVPLLPGTHDGWKEPPKEEDGAVQHLKTVPMDGIVEEVRIDEQLPPRRSPAVKPITIRTSQVANTREHRSHRSSHKSSSHKKHKKKKKRKKSSDSEESEYSDPDFLV